Proteins encoded by one window of Blastocatellia bacterium:
- a CDS encoding TspO/MBR family protein — protein sequence FFGLRNPAAALAEILALWVMILLTAISFWRVSSVAGWLMVPYLAWVSFAAALNFAIWRMNL from the coding sequence TTCTTCGGGCTTCGCAATCCGGCAGCGGCGCTGGCCGAGATCCTTGCGCTCTGGGTGATGATTCTTTTGACGGCGATTTCCTTCTGGCGCGTCTCTTCAGTGGCGGGCTGGCTCATGGTCCCTTATCTGGCGTGGGTCAGTTTCGCCGCCGCTTTGAATTTCGCCATCTGGAGGATGAATCTGTGA